From the genome of Kaistella daneshvariae, one region includes:
- a CDS encoding aspartate carbamoyltransferase catalytic subunit codes for MLRTADLSVEKIHKLLEEATEFSKGKVSKAKSEIYVANLFFEDSTRTKTSFDVAERKLGLTVVPFDVNASSVNKGESLYDTVKTLKSIGIDLCVIRHKKEKFYDEFKGIDISIINGGDGTGNHPSQNLLDLMTIQQEFGKFKGLKVGIVGDVKHSRVANSNAEVLRKLGAKVYFSGPEEWFDEGTIINGTYLSIDDLVKEVDVVMLLRIQHERHDSAEKMKYSGDKYHRKFGLTKEREKAMNKDAIIMHPAPINRGVEIDEYLVECSRSRIFKQMENGVFARMAILKTALEAKGFEFE; via the coding sequence ATGCTCAGAACCGCCGATTTATCCGTAGAAAAAATCCACAAATTGCTGGAGGAAGCCACCGAATTTTCAAAAGGTAAAGTCTCAAAAGCCAAAAGTGAAATTTACGTTGCTAATCTTTTTTTTGAAGACAGCACGCGCACCAAAACCAGTTTTGATGTTGCTGAAAGAAAATTAGGGCTGACCGTAGTTCCTTTCGATGTGAACGCAAGTTCCGTAAACAAAGGCGAATCGCTTTACGACACGGTGAAAACTTTGAAAAGCATCGGGATTGATTTGTGCGTCATCCGTCATAAAAAAGAAAAATTTTATGATGAGTTTAAAGGTATCGATATTTCGATCATTAATGGCGGCGACGGTACGGGTAATCATCCGTCTCAAAACCTTTTGGATTTAATGACGATTCAGCAGGAATTTGGGAAATTTAAAGGATTGAAAGTCGGAATTGTGGGCGATGTAAAACACAGCCGCGTTGCCAATTCCAATGCGGAAGTTTTAAGAAAATTAGGCGCGAAAGTGTACTTTTCCGGGCCGGAAGAATGGTTTGATGAGGGCACAATTATTAATGGAACTTATTTATCCATCGATGATTTGGTAAAAGAAGTTGATGTGGTGATGTTGTTGAGAATTCAACACGAAAGACACGACAGCGCAGAAAAAATGAAATATTCCGGCGATAAATATCACCGAAAATTTGGCTTAACGAAAGAACGTGAAAAAGCGATGAATAAAGATGCCATCATCATGCATCCGGCACCGATTAACCGCGGAGTAGAAATCGATGAATACCTGGTGGAATGCAGCCGCTCGCGAATTTTCAAACAAATGGAAAACGGCGTTTTCGCACGCATGGCCATTTTAAAAACAGCTCTGGAAGCGAAGGGCTTTGAGTTTGAGTAA